Proteins encoded by one window of Aphis gossypii isolate Hap1 chromosome X, ASM2018417v2, whole genome shotgun sequence:
- the LOC126552292 gene encoding uncharacterized protein LOC126552292, whose amino-acid sequence MENNESSVARVAVKIPEFISSDPELWFAMVEGSFASAGIKIDSTKFGYVVGALPPKYAVEVKDIIMAPPSENRYVKIKQELVKRLSASQEEKTRQLLERVEMGDRKPSQFLRHLQSLADTSIPETLLKTLWMGRLPKSIQVALAIVKDCKLEDLATHADNIADASGPMLPQIAESTVSNTLEATLNLKLSQLALGINQEITALRKEIAEINTRPARGRSPDPSAHRSRSRSRSRNSHGVNGICWYHWRFGSNSQKCVKPCTYKSEN is encoded by the coding sequence ATGGAAAACAATGAATCGTCAGTAGCAAGAGTCGCGGTGAAAATTCCCGAGTTCATTTCGTCGGATCCCGAACTTTGGTTCGCCATGGTCGAGGGAAGTTTTGCCAGCGCAGGTATCAAGATCGACAGTACGAAATTTGGGTATGTTGTCGGCGCATTACCACCCAAATATGCGGTTGAAGTGAAAGATATCATAATGGCACCACCATCGGAAAACAGGtacgtaaaaattaaacaagaatTGGTCAAACGTCTCAGCGCATCCCAAGAAGAAAAAACTCGCCAACTATTGGAACGGGTCGAAATGGGTGATAGAAAACCATCGCAATTTTTACGCCATCTTCAAAGCCTAGCTGACACCTCCATTCCGGAAACACTGTTAAAAACGCTGTGGATGGGCCGACTACCGAAAAGTATTCAGGTAGCGCTTGCGATCGTCAAGGACTGCAAACTCGAGGACCTTGCAACACACGCAGATAATATTGCAGACGCGTCTGGTCCTATGCTACCTCAGATCGCGGAATCAACTGTGAGTAATACTCTGGAAGCTACGTTAAATCTTAAGCTTTCACAGCTAGCGCTAGGGATTAATCAGGAAATCACGGCGCTGAGAAAAGAAATCGCTGAGATCAACACCCGTCCTGCACGTGGGCGAAGCCCCGATCCTAGTGCCCATCGTTCAAGATCTCGATCACGAAGTCGTAATTCACACGGTGTCAATGGAATCTGTTGGTATCACTGGCGTTTTGGATCCAACTCCCAGAAATGTGTAAAGCCATGTACATATAAGTCGGAAAACTAG